Proteins encoded together in one Hevea brasiliensis isolate MT/VB/25A 57/8 chromosome 16, ASM3005281v1, whole genome shotgun sequence window:
- the LOC110642824 gene encoding subtilisin-like protease SBT3.6 isoform X3, whose protein sequence is MMDIKSTNWRGVHIVYMGEKKHEDPATTRKFHHKMLSTLLGSKQAAQRSILYSYRHGFSGFAARLTESQAVKIADFPGVIQVIPNRIRKLHTTRSWEFIGLNQHSSKNLLIQSHMGEGTIIGVIDSGIWPESKSFNDQGMGPVPPHWKGICQGGEHFNSSNCNKKLIGARWFIKGFKDEIRKPLNTSNTMEFLSPRDGGGHGTHTASIAAGYFVEKASYRGLAAGMARGGAPLAHLAIYKVCWSIEGGGCTDADLLKAFDKAIQDGVDILSVSIGNEIPLFSYVDKRDSIAIGSFHATAKGIPVICSAGNDGPTSQTIVNTAPWLITVAATTIDRAFPTAITLGNNSTLWGKSMDVGKHNHGFAGLTYSERIAVDPTDNSGEDCQLGSLNTTLAAGKIILCFSKSDAQDIISASKSVFEAGGIALIFAQFHNDGLDPCKLIPCIKVDYEIGTQILSYIRKARSPIAKLSFPKTVIGKQASPQVASFSSRGPSSISPAVLKPDIAAPGVDILAAYRPANHENGKAYALLSGTSMACPHVAGIVALIRSMHPNWSPAAIRSAIVTTASQIGTDGMNIFEEGRTRKLADPFDIGGGHVNPEKAMHPGLVYDISMEEYIQFLCSMGYSISSISSLTKANVNCKQNNHMKLNLNLPSITIPNLERKVTVTRKVTNVGLVNSVYRAIAQSPFGIRMRVEPKILSFDSTNNTLSFKVTFFSTQTLHGHYKFGSLTWTNGKNFVRIPIAVSNIESYADV, encoded by the exons ATGATGGATATCAAGTCGACAAACTGGAGAGGG GTGCATATTGTGTATATGGGAGAGAAGAAGCATGAAGATCCAGCAACTACCAGAAAGTTTCACCATAAAATGCTGTCAACCTTGTTAGGGAG CAAACAAGCTGCACAGCGTTCCATTCTTTACAGCTATAGGCATGGCTTTTCAGGCTTTGCAGCAAGGCTGACAGAGTCTCAGGCAGTGAAAATTGCAG ACTTTCCTGGTGTCATCCAAGTAATTCCAAATCGCATTCGCAAGCTCCACACAACCAGAAGCTGGGAATTCATTGGGCTCAATCAGCATTCCTCAAAAAATCTGTTAATACAGAGTCATATGGGTGAAGGAACTATCATTGGTGTAATAGATTCAG GAATTTGGCCAGAGTCCAAAAGTTTTAATGATCAAGGCATGGGCCCTGTCCCACCTCACTGGAAAGGAATATGTCAAGGTGGAGAACACTTCAATTCTTCCAACTGCAACAAAAAACTCATTGGGGCTCGCTGGTTTATAAAAGGATTCAAGGATGAGATTCGAAAGCCTCTTAACACAAGTAATACTATGGAGTTTCTATCACCACGGGATGGAGGTGGCCACGGTACTCACACAGCTTCAATAGCAGCGGGTTACTTTGTAGAAAAAGCAAGCTATAGAGGACTAGCTGCAGGTATGGCCAGAGGAGGAGCACCTCTTGCTCACTTAGCAATATACAAGGTTTGTTGGAGCATTGAAGGTGGAGGATGCACTGATGCTGATCTTCTAAAAGCATTTGACAAAGCTATACAGGATGGAGTGGATATATTGTCAGTCTCAATTGGCAATGAAATTCCTTTATTCTCTTATGTTGATAAGCGTGATTCAATTGCAATAGGTTCCTTCCATGCAACTGCAAAGGGGATCCCTGTGATCTGTTCAGCAGGAAACGATGGCCCAACGTCACAAACAATTGTGAACACTGCACCTTGGCTCATCACTGTTGCCGCCACTACAATTGACAGGGCTTTTCCAACAGCCATTACTCTAGGAAATAACAGCACCCTCTGG GGAAAATCTATGGATGTAGGTAAACATAATCATGGATTTGCCGGCCTCACATACTCCGAACGCATAGCTGTGGACCCGACTGATAATTCAGG AGAGGACTGTCAACTTGGAAGTCTGAATACAACATTAGCAGCAGGGAAAATCATACTATGCTTCTCAAAATCAGATGCACAGGATATAATTTCTGCATCTAAATCTGTGTTCGAAGCAGGAGGGATTGCGCTCATATTCGCACAATTTCATAATGATGGGCTTGACCCCTGCAAATTAATTCCATGTATCAAAGTAGATTATGAAATAGGGACACAGATACTTTCTTATATAAGAAAAGCAAG GTCTCCAATTGCAAAGCTGAGTTTTCCCAAGACTGTTATAGGCAAACAGGCATCTCCACAAGTTGCATCATTCTCATCCAGAGGACCAAGTTCAATTTCCCCGGCAGTGCTAAAG CCTGACATAGCTGCACCGGGGGTGGACATCTTAGCTGCATATCGACCAGCCAACCATGAAAATGGCAAAGCATATGCACTGCTATCAGGAACTTCAATGGCTTGTCCCCACGTAGCAGGAATTGTAGCTCTCATAAGATCTATGCATCCGAATTGGTCTCCTGCAGCCATAAGATCAGCTATTGTCACCACGG CTTCCCAAATTGGAACAGATGGAATGAACATATTTGAGGAGGGCCGCACTCGGAAGCTAGCAGACCCATTTGACATAGGTGGGGGACATGTCAATCCAGAGAAAGCAATGCATCCAGGGCTTGTTTATGACATTAGCATGGAAGAGTACATCCAGTTCCTCTGCTCCATGGGCTACAGCATTTCATCAATAAGTAGCTTAACCAAGGCCAACGTAAACTGCAAGCAAAACAACCACATGAAACTGAATCTGAACCTCCCTTCTATCACTATCCCAAATCTAGAAAGAAAAGTAACAGTGACGAGAAAGGTAACAAATGTCGGACTGGTAAATTCGGTGTACAGAGCAATAGCGCAGTCTCCATTCGGCATAAGAATGAGAGTAGAGCCAAAGATTTTAAGTTTCGACTCCACCAACAACACTCTTTCCTTCAAAGTTACCTTCTTCTCAACTCAAACACTACATGGGCATTACAAATTTGGGAGCTTGACGTGGACCAACGGCAAGAATTTTGTTAGAATTCCAATAGCAGTGAGCAATATTGAATCATATGCAGATGTATGA
- the LOC110642824 gene encoding subtilisin-like protease SBT3.9 isoform X2 → MMDIKSTNWRGVRKSHLLATLAVFLLQYHLHISATCVEATKKVHIVYMGEKKHEDPATTRKFHHKMLSTLLGSKQAAQRSILYSYRHGFSGFAARLTESQAVKIADFPGVIQVIPNRIRKLHTTRSWEFIGLNQHSSKNLLIQSHMGIWPESKSFNDQGMGPVPPHWKGICQGGEHFNSSNCNKKLIGARWFIKGFKDEIRKPLNTSNTMEFLSPRDGGGHGTHTASIAAGYFVEKASYRGLAAGMARGGAPLAHLAIYKVCWSIEGGGCTDADLLKAFDKAIQDGVDILSVSIGNEIPLFSYVDKRDSIAIGSFHATAKGIPVICSAGNDGPTSQTIVNTAPWLITVAATTIDRAFPTAITLGNNSTLWGKSMDVGKHNHGFAGLTYSERIAVDPTDNSGEDCQLGSLNTTLAAGKIILCFSKSDAQDIISASKSVFEAGGIALIFAQFHNDGLDPCKLIPCIKVDYEIGTQILSYIRKARSPIAKLSFPKTVIGKQASPQVASFSSRGPSSISPAVLKPDIAAPGVDILAAYRPANHENGKAYALLSGTSMACPHVAGIVALIRSMHPNWSPAAIRSAIVTTASQIGTDGMNIFEEGRTRKLADPFDIGGGHVNPEKAMHPGLVYDISMEEYIQFLCSMGYSISSISSLTKANVNCKQNNHMKLNLNLPSITIPNLERKVTVTRKVTNVGLVNSVYRAIAQSPFGIRMRVEPKILSFDSTNNTLSFKVTFFSTQTLHGHYKFGSLTWTNGKNFVRIPIAVSNIESYADV, encoded by the exons ATGATGGATATCAAGTCGACAAACTGGAGAGGGGTAAGAAAAAGCCATTTGCTTGCGACCTTAGCTGTATTTTTACTCCAATATCATCTTCATATTTCTGCAACATGTGTTGAGGCCACAAAGAAG GTGCATATTGTGTATATGGGAGAGAAGAAGCATGAAGATCCAGCAACTACCAGAAAGTTTCACCATAAAATGCTGTCAACCTTGTTAGGGAG CAAACAAGCTGCACAGCGTTCCATTCTTTACAGCTATAGGCATGGCTTTTCAGGCTTTGCAGCAAGGCTGACAGAGTCTCAGGCAGTGAAAATTGCAG ACTTTCCTGGTGTCATCCAAGTAATTCCAAATCGCATTCGCAAGCTCCACACAACCAGAAGCTGGGAATTCATTGGGCTCAATCAGCATTCCTCAAAAAATCTGTTAATACAGAGTCATATGG GAATTTGGCCAGAGTCCAAAAGTTTTAATGATCAAGGCATGGGCCCTGTCCCACCTCACTGGAAAGGAATATGTCAAGGTGGAGAACACTTCAATTCTTCCAACTGCAACAAAAAACTCATTGGGGCTCGCTGGTTTATAAAAGGATTCAAGGATGAGATTCGAAAGCCTCTTAACACAAGTAATACTATGGAGTTTCTATCACCACGGGATGGAGGTGGCCACGGTACTCACACAGCTTCAATAGCAGCGGGTTACTTTGTAGAAAAAGCAAGCTATAGAGGACTAGCTGCAGGTATGGCCAGAGGAGGAGCACCTCTTGCTCACTTAGCAATATACAAGGTTTGTTGGAGCATTGAAGGTGGAGGATGCACTGATGCTGATCTTCTAAAAGCATTTGACAAAGCTATACAGGATGGAGTGGATATATTGTCAGTCTCAATTGGCAATGAAATTCCTTTATTCTCTTATGTTGATAAGCGTGATTCAATTGCAATAGGTTCCTTCCATGCAACTGCAAAGGGGATCCCTGTGATCTGTTCAGCAGGAAACGATGGCCCAACGTCACAAACAATTGTGAACACTGCACCTTGGCTCATCACTGTTGCCGCCACTACAATTGACAGGGCTTTTCCAACAGCCATTACTCTAGGAAATAACAGCACCCTCTGG GGAAAATCTATGGATGTAGGTAAACATAATCATGGATTTGCCGGCCTCACATACTCCGAACGCATAGCTGTGGACCCGACTGATAATTCAGG AGAGGACTGTCAACTTGGAAGTCTGAATACAACATTAGCAGCAGGGAAAATCATACTATGCTTCTCAAAATCAGATGCACAGGATATAATTTCTGCATCTAAATCTGTGTTCGAAGCAGGAGGGATTGCGCTCATATTCGCACAATTTCATAATGATGGGCTTGACCCCTGCAAATTAATTCCATGTATCAAAGTAGATTATGAAATAGGGACACAGATACTTTCTTATATAAGAAAAGCAAG GTCTCCAATTGCAAAGCTGAGTTTTCCCAAGACTGTTATAGGCAAACAGGCATCTCCACAAGTTGCATCATTCTCATCCAGAGGACCAAGTTCAATTTCCCCGGCAGTGCTAAAG CCTGACATAGCTGCACCGGGGGTGGACATCTTAGCTGCATATCGACCAGCCAACCATGAAAATGGCAAAGCATATGCACTGCTATCAGGAACTTCAATGGCTTGTCCCCACGTAGCAGGAATTGTAGCTCTCATAAGATCTATGCATCCGAATTGGTCTCCTGCAGCCATAAGATCAGCTATTGTCACCACGG CTTCCCAAATTGGAACAGATGGAATGAACATATTTGAGGAGGGCCGCACTCGGAAGCTAGCAGACCCATTTGACATAGGTGGGGGACATGTCAATCCAGAGAAAGCAATGCATCCAGGGCTTGTTTATGACATTAGCATGGAAGAGTACATCCAGTTCCTCTGCTCCATGGGCTACAGCATTTCATCAATAAGTAGCTTAACCAAGGCCAACGTAAACTGCAAGCAAAACAACCACATGAAACTGAATCTGAACCTCCCTTCTATCACTATCCCAAATCTAGAAAGAAAAGTAACAGTGACGAGAAAGGTAACAAATGTCGGACTGGTAAATTCGGTGTACAGAGCAATAGCGCAGTCTCCATTCGGCATAAGAATGAGAGTAGAGCCAAAGATTTTAAGTTTCGACTCCACCAACAACACTCTTTCCTTCAAAGTTACCTTCTTCTCAACTCAAACACTACATGGGCATTACAAATTTGGGAGCTTGACGTGGACCAACGGCAAGAATTTTGTTAGAATTCCAATAGCAGTGAGCAATATTGAATCATATGCAGATGTATGA
- the LOC110642824 gene encoding subtilisin-like protease SBT3.9 isoform X1 produces MMDIKSTNWRGVRKSHLLATLAVFLLQYHLHISATCVEATKKVHIVYMGEKKHEDPATTRKFHHKMLSTLLGSKQAAQRSILYSYRHGFSGFAARLTESQAVKIADFPGVIQVIPNRIRKLHTTRSWEFIGLNQHSSKNLLIQSHMGEGTIIGVIDSGIWPESKSFNDQGMGPVPPHWKGICQGGEHFNSSNCNKKLIGARWFIKGFKDEIRKPLNTSNTMEFLSPRDGGGHGTHTASIAAGYFVEKASYRGLAAGMARGGAPLAHLAIYKVCWSIEGGGCTDADLLKAFDKAIQDGVDILSVSIGNEIPLFSYVDKRDSIAIGSFHATAKGIPVICSAGNDGPTSQTIVNTAPWLITVAATTIDRAFPTAITLGNNSTLWGKSMDVGKHNHGFAGLTYSERIAVDPTDNSGEDCQLGSLNTTLAAGKIILCFSKSDAQDIISASKSVFEAGGIALIFAQFHNDGLDPCKLIPCIKVDYEIGTQILSYIRKARSPIAKLSFPKTVIGKQASPQVASFSSRGPSSISPAVLKPDIAAPGVDILAAYRPANHENGKAYALLSGTSMACPHVAGIVALIRSMHPNWSPAAIRSAIVTTASQIGTDGMNIFEEGRTRKLADPFDIGGGHVNPEKAMHPGLVYDISMEEYIQFLCSMGYSISSISSLTKANVNCKQNNHMKLNLNLPSITIPNLERKVTVTRKVTNVGLVNSVYRAIAQSPFGIRMRVEPKILSFDSTNNTLSFKVTFFSTQTLHGHYKFGSLTWTNGKNFVRIPIAVSNIESYADV; encoded by the exons ATGATGGATATCAAGTCGACAAACTGGAGAGGGGTAAGAAAAAGCCATTTGCTTGCGACCTTAGCTGTATTTTTACTCCAATATCATCTTCATATTTCTGCAACATGTGTTGAGGCCACAAAGAAG GTGCATATTGTGTATATGGGAGAGAAGAAGCATGAAGATCCAGCAACTACCAGAAAGTTTCACCATAAAATGCTGTCAACCTTGTTAGGGAG CAAACAAGCTGCACAGCGTTCCATTCTTTACAGCTATAGGCATGGCTTTTCAGGCTTTGCAGCAAGGCTGACAGAGTCTCAGGCAGTGAAAATTGCAG ACTTTCCTGGTGTCATCCAAGTAATTCCAAATCGCATTCGCAAGCTCCACACAACCAGAAGCTGGGAATTCATTGGGCTCAATCAGCATTCCTCAAAAAATCTGTTAATACAGAGTCATATGGGTGAAGGAACTATCATTGGTGTAATAGATTCAG GAATTTGGCCAGAGTCCAAAAGTTTTAATGATCAAGGCATGGGCCCTGTCCCACCTCACTGGAAAGGAATATGTCAAGGTGGAGAACACTTCAATTCTTCCAACTGCAACAAAAAACTCATTGGGGCTCGCTGGTTTATAAAAGGATTCAAGGATGAGATTCGAAAGCCTCTTAACACAAGTAATACTATGGAGTTTCTATCACCACGGGATGGAGGTGGCCACGGTACTCACACAGCTTCAATAGCAGCGGGTTACTTTGTAGAAAAAGCAAGCTATAGAGGACTAGCTGCAGGTATGGCCAGAGGAGGAGCACCTCTTGCTCACTTAGCAATATACAAGGTTTGTTGGAGCATTGAAGGTGGAGGATGCACTGATGCTGATCTTCTAAAAGCATTTGACAAAGCTATACAGGATGGAGTGGATATATTGTCAGTCTCAATTGGCAATGAAATTCCTTTATTCTCTTATGTTGATAAGCGTGATTCAATTGCAATAGGTTCCTTCCATGCAACTGCAAAGGGGATCCCTGTGATCTGTTCAGCAGGAAACGATGGCCCAACGTCACAAACAATTGTGAACACTGCACCTTGGCTCATCACTGTTGCCGCCACTACAATTGACAGGGCTTTTCCAACAGCCATTACTCTAGGAAATAACAGCACCCTCTGG GGAAAATCTATGGATGTAGGTAAACATAATCATGGATTTGCCGGCCTCACATACTCCGAACGCATAGCTGTGGACCCGACTGATAATTCAGG AGAGGACTGTCAACTTGGAAGTCTGAATACAACATTAGCAGCAGGGAAAATCATACTATGCTTCTCAAAATCAGATGCACAGGATATAATTTCTGCATCTAAATCTGTGTTCGAAGCAGGAGGGATTGCGCTCATATTCGCACAATTTCATAATGATGGGCTTGACCCCTGCAAATTAATTCCATGTATCAAAGTAGATTATGAAATAGGGACACAGATACTTTCTTATATAAGAAAAGCAAG GTCTCCAATTGCAAAGCTGAGTTTTCCCAAGACTGTTATAGGCAAACAGGCATCTCCACAAGTTGCATCATTCTCATCCAGAGGACCAAGTTCAATTTCCCCGGCAGTGCTAAAG CCTGACATAGCTGCACCGGGGGTGGACATCTTAGCTGCATATCGACCAGCCAACCATGAAAATGGCAAAGCATATGCACTGCTATCAGGAACTTCAATGGCTTGTCCCCACGTAGCAGGAATTGTAGCTCTCATAAGATCTATGCATCCGAATTGGTCTCCTGCAGCCATAAGATCAGCTATTGTCACCACGG CTTCCCAAATTGGAACAGATGGAATGAACATATTTGAGGAGGGCCGCACTCGGAAGCTAGCAGACCCATTTGACATAGGTGGGGGACATGTCAATCCAGAGAAAGCAATGCATCCAGGGCTTGTTTATGACATTAGCATGGAAGAGTACATCCAGTTCCTCTGCTCCATGGGCTACAGCATTTCATCAATAAGTAGCTTAACCAAGGCCAACGTAAACTGCAAGCAAAACAACCACATGAAACTGAATCTGAACCTCCCTTCTATCACTATCCCAAATCTAGAAAGAAAAGTAACAGTGACGAGAAAGGTAACAAATGTCGGACTGGTAAATTCGGTGTACAGAGCAATAGCGCAGTCTCCATTCGGCATAAGAATGAGAGTAGAGCCAAAGATTTTAAGTTTCGACTCCACCAACAACACTCTTTCCTTCAAAGTTACCTTCTTCTCAACTCAAACACTACATGGGCATTACAAATTTGGGAGCTTGACGTGGACCAACGGCAAGAATTTTGTTAGAATTCCAATAGCAGTGAGCAATATTGAATCATATGCAGATGTATGA
- the LOC110642824 gene encoding subtilisin-like protease SBT3.8 isoform X4 yields MGEGTIIGVIDSGIWPESKSFNDQGMGPVPPHWKGICQGGEHFNSSNCNKKLIGARWFIKGFKDEIRKPLNTSNTMEFLSPRDGGGHGTHTASIAAGYFVEKASYRGLAAGMARGGAPLAHLAIYKVCWSIEGGGCTDADLLKAFDKAIQDGVDILSVSIGNEIPLFSYVDKRDSIAIGSFHATAKGIPVICSAGNDGPTSQTIVNTAPWLITVAATTIDRAFPTAITLGNNSTLWGKSMDVGKHNHGFAGLTYSERIAVDPTDNSGEDCQLGSLNTTLAAGKIILCFSKSDAQDIISASKSVFEAGGIALIFAQFHNDGLDPCKLIPCIKVDYEIGTQILSYIRKARSPIAKLSFPKTVIGKQASPQVASFSSRGPSSISPAVLKPDIAAPGVDILAAYRPANHENGKAYALLSGTSMACPHVAGIVALIRSMHPNWSPAAIRSAIVTTASQIGTDGMNIFEEGRTRKLADPFDIGGGHVNPEKAMHPGLVYDISMEEYIQFLCSMGYSISSISSLTKANVNCKQNNHMKLNLNLPSITIPNLERKVTVTRKVTNVGLVNSVYRAIAQSPFGIRMRVEPKILSFDSTNNTLSFKVTFFSTQTLHGHYKFGSLTWTNGKNFVRIPIAVSNIESYADV; encoded by the exons ATGGGTGAAGGAACTATCATTGGTGTAATAGATTCAG GAATTTGGCCAGAGTCCAAAAGTTTTAATGATCAAGGCATGGGCCCTGTCCCACCTCACTGGAAAGGAATATGTCAAGGTGGAGAACACTTCAATTCTTCCAACTGCAACAAAAAACTCATTGGGGCTCGCTGGTTTATAAAAGGATTCAAGGATGAGATTCGAAAGCCTCTTAACACAAGTAATACTATGGAGTTTCTATCACCACGGGATGGAGGTGGCCACGGTACTCACACAGCTTCAATAGCAGCGGGTTACTTTGTAGAAAAAGCAAGCTATAGAGGACTAGCTGCAGGTATGGCCAGAGGAGGAGCACCTCTTGCTCACTTAGCAATATACAAGGTTTGTTGGAGCATTGAAGGTGGAGGATGCACTGATGCTGATCTTCTAAAAGCATTTGACAAAGCTATACAGGATGGAGTGGATATATTGTCAGTCTCAATTGGCAATGAAATTCCTTTATTCTCTTATGTTGATAAGCGTGATTCAATTGCAATAGGTTCCTTCCATGCAACTGCAAAGGGGATCCCTGTGATCTGTTCAGCAGGAAACGATGGCCCAACGTCACAAACAATTGTGAACACTGCACCTTGGCTCATCACTGTTGCCGCCACTACAATTGACAGGGCTTTTCCAACAGCCATTACTCTAGGAAATAACAGCACCCTCTGG GGAAAATCTATGGATGTAGGTAAACATAATCATGGATTTGCCGGCCTCACATACTCCGAACGCATAGCTGTGGACCCGACTGATAATTCAGG AGAGGACTGTCAACTTGGAAGTCTGAATACAACATTAGCAGCAGGGAAAATCATACTATGCTTCTCAAAATCAGATGCACAGGATATAATTTCTGCATCTAAATCTGTGTTCGAAGCAGGAGGGATTGCGCTCATATTCGCACAATTTCATAATGATGGGCTTGACCCCTGCAAATTAATTCCATGTATCAAAGTAGATTATGAAATAGGGACACAGATACTTTCTTATATAAGAAAAGCAAG GTCTCCAATTGCAAAGCTGAGTTTTCCCAAGACTGTTATAGGCAAACAGGCATCTCCACAAGTTGCATCATTCTCATCCAGAGGACCAAGTTCAATTTCCCCGGCAGTGCTAAAG CCTGACATAGCTGCACCGGGGGTGGACATCTTAGCTGCATATCGACCAGCCAACCATGAAAATGGCAAAGCATATGCACTGCTATCAGGAACTTCAATGGCTTGTCCCCACGTAGCAGGAATTGTAGCTCTCATAAGATCTATGCATCCGAATTGGTCTCCTGCAGCCATAAGATCAGCTATTGTCACCACGG CTTCCCAAATTGGAACAGATGGAATGAACATATTTGAGGAGGGCCGCACTCGGAAGCTAGCAGACCCATTTGACATAGGTGGGGGACATGTCAATCCAGAGAAAGCAATGCATCCAGGGCTTGTTTATGACATTAGCATGGAAGAGTACATCCAGTTCCTCTGCTCCATGGGCTACAGCATTTCATCAATAAGTAGCTTAACCAAGGCCAACGTAAACTGCAAGCAAAACAACCACATGAAACTGAATCTGAACCTCCCTTCTATCACTATCCCAAATCTAGAAAGAAAAGTAACAGTGACGAGAAAGGTAACAAATGTCGGACTGGTAAATTCGGTGTACAGAGCAATAGCGCAGTCTCCATTCGGCATAAGAATGAGAGTAGAGCCAAAGATTTTAAGTTTCGACTCCACCAACAACACTCTTTCCTTCAAAGTTACCTTCTTCTCAACTCAAACACTACATGGGCATTACAAATTTGGGAGCTTGACGTGGACCAACGGCAAGAATTTTGTTAGAATTCCAATAGCAGTGAGCAATATTGAATCATATGCAGATGTATGA